Proteins encoded within one genomic window of Triticum aestivum cultivar Chinese Spring chromosome 2D, IWGSC CS RefSeq v2.1, whole genome shotgun sequence:
- the LOC123051261 gene encoding probable cinnamyl alcohol dehydrogenase 6 has translation MEVTPNHTQAVSGWAAMEPSGEVVPFAFKRRENGVDDVTIKVHYCGMCHTDLHFINNDWGITMYPLVPGHEITGVVTRVGANVSGFRPGDRVGVGCIAASCLDCDHCRRSEENYCDKVALTYNGIFWDGSVTYGGYSSMLVAHKRFLVRIPDALPLDAAAPLLCAGITVYSPMKQHGMLQAGRRLGVVGLGGLGHVAVKFGKAFGLKVTVISTSPAKEREARESLKADDFVLSTDEKQMQAMARSLDYVIDTVSAQHSLGPILELLKVNGKLVLVAAPDKPVELPSFPLIFGKRTVSGSMTGGMKETQEMMDLCGEHGITADIELVSTDGINDALARLARNDVRYRFVVDVAGSGSRL, from the coding sequence ATGGAGGTGACCCCCAACCACACGCAGGCCGTGAGCGGGTGGGCGGCCATGGAGCCCTCCGGCGAGGTGGTGCCCTTCGCCTTCAAGCGCCGGGAGAACGGCGTGGACGACGTCACCATCAAGGTGCACTACTGCGGCATGTGCCACACCGACCTCCACTTCATCAACAACGACTGGGGCATCACCATGTACCCCCTCGTGCCCGGCCACGAGATCACCGGCGTTGTCACCCGCGTCGGCGCCAACGTCTCCGGCTTCCGCCCCGGCGACCGCGTCGGCGTCGGCTGCATCGCCGCCTCCTGCCTCGACTGCGACCACTGCCGCCGCTCCGAGGAGAACTACTGCGACAAGGTCGCGCTCACCTACAACGGCATCTTCTGGGACGGCAGCGTCACCTACGGCGGCTACTCCAGCATGCTCGTCGCGCACAAGCGCTTCCTCGTGCGCATCCCGGACGCCCTCCCGCTGGACGCCGCCGCGCCGCTGCTGTGCGCCGGGATCACCGTGTACAGCCCCATGAAGCAGCACGGGATGCTTCAGGCTGGCAGGAGGCTCGGCGTGGTCGGGCTGGGCGGGCTCGGCCACGTCGCCGTCAAGTTCGGCAAGGCGTTCGGGCTCAAGGTCACCGTCATCAGCACGTCGCCGGCCAAGGAGCGGGAGGCGAGGGAGAGCCTCAAGGCCGACGACTTCGTCCTCAGCACCGACGAGAAGCAGATGCAGGCCATGGCTCGGAGCCTGGACTACGTGATCGACACGGTGTCGGCGCAGCACTCGCTGGGGCccatcctggagctgctcaaggTGAACGGGAAGCTGGTGCTGGTGGCGGCGCCGGACAAGCCCGTGGAGCTGCCGTCCTTCCCGCTCATCTTCGGGAAGAGGACGGTGAGCGGGAGCATGACAGGCGGCATGAAGGAGACGCAGGAGATGATGGACCTGTGCGGGGAGCACGGCATCACCGCTGACATCGAGCTCGTCTCCACCGATGGGATCAACGACGCGTTGGCCAGGCTCGCACGCAACGACGTCCGCTACCGCTTCGTCGTCGACGTTGCCGGGAGTGGCTCCAGGCTCTAG